One genomic window of Quercus lobata isolate SW786 chromosome 9, ValleyOak3.0 Primary Assembly, whole genome shotgun sequence includes the following:
- the LOC115959930 gene encoding toll/interleukin-1 receptor-like protein, with protein sequence MASMGNERASSSSSFTPCWTYDVFLSFRGTGARSPELKVTKETGYHLGQQAGGGFTDHLYFALKQKGIFTFRDDEKLERGKSISPKLLKAIEESRFAIVILSRNYASSIWCLDELAKIIKCMKETGMTILPIFYKVDPSDVRKRTGTFAEAFVKHKKENKKKEQKWRATLREVANLSGWHLQDG encoded by the exons ATGGCTTCTATGGGCAATGAAAGAgcctcatcatcttcttctttcacaCCTTGCTGGACATATGATGTATTCCTCAGTTTTAGAG GTACAGGGGCTCGATCCCCTGAGCTGAAGGTCACTAAAGAGACCGGGTACCACTTGGGCCAACAGGCCGGTGGTGGTTTTACTGACCatttatattttgctttgaaACAAAAAGGCATTTTTACCTTTAGAGATGATGAAAAACTTGAGAGAGGAAAATCAATTTCACCAAAGCTCTtgaaagcaatagaagaatcGAGATTTGCTATTGTCATTCTCTCAAGAAACTATGCATCTTCAATATGGTGCCTAGATGAACTTGCAAAGATCATTAAATGCATGAAAGAGACTGGAATGACAATTCTACCTATTTTTTATAAAGTGGATCCATCAGATGTTCGAAAGCGGACAGGAACTTTTGCAGAAGCTTTTGTTAAACACAAAAAGGAGAACAAAAAGAAGGAGCAGAAATGGAGAGCTACTTTAAGAGAAGTGGCCAATCTCTCAGGGTGGCATTTGCAAGATGGGTAA